One region of Pseudomonas alvandae genomic DNA includes:
- a CDS encoding DUF4381 domain-containing protein, with protein sequence MSSLDQLQPLMAPPPIGFWPPAPGWWLLLVLLPLLGVGAWQLRRFIPVKRNTARAEQPLDPVRLAALAELALLPKPYDGAPAGAWLQQLNGLLKRLCRNHYPYSQSHTLNGRKWLAFLDNRCPAAGLTRWMILVEGAYKPECKLDDKAIAGLTQAVEIWIRKHV encoded by the coding sequence ATGAGCAGCCTCGACCAGTTGCAACCGCTCATGGCCCCGCCGCCCATCGGATTCTGGCCGCCCGCGCCGGGCTGGTGGCTATTGCTGGTATTGCTGCCTCTGCTGGGCGTGGGTGCCTGGCAGTTGCGCCGGTTCATTCCGGTCAAGCGCAACACCGCCCGCGCCGAACAGCCGCTGGACCCGGTCCGCCTGGCGGCGTTGGCCGAGCTCGCCCTGCTGCCCAAGCCCTACGACGGCGCGCCGGCCGGCGCCTGGCTGCAGCAACTCAACGGGCTGCTCAAGCGTTTGTGCCGTAACCATTATCCTTACAGCCAGAGCCACACCCTCAACGGGCGCAAGTGGCTGGCGTTCCTGGACAACCGCTGCCCGGCCGCCGGCCTGACTCGCTGGATGATCCTGGTTGAAGGCGCCTACAAGCCCGAATGCAAGCTCGATGACAAAGCCATCGCCGGCCTGACCCAAGCCGTCGAGATCTGGATTCGCAAACATGTTTGA
- a CDS encoding vWA domain-containing protein, giving the protein MFEFAWPWIFVLLPLPWLMRLVLPAADSGEPALKVSFLEDLEGLVGRRARANLPTWRQQAPFILLWLLLLIAAARPQWLGEPLPIAASGRDLLVAVDVSGSMDFPDMQWKEEDISRLGLVQRMLGDFLESREGDRVGLILFGSQAYLQAPLTFDRHTVRRWLDEARVGIAGKNTAIGDAIGLALKRLRQRPAQSRVLILVTDGANNGGEIDPLTAARLAADESVKIYTIGVGADPEQSGTAGFLGVNPSLDLDEATLREIAQVTGGQYFRAQDGEQLLTIKTTLDRLEPVTQQPTQARPAQALYHWPLAIALLLSLLLVARERWPDNPLQRLFTQPLFQPSQPSEWRQRLKRLRLRRRR; this is encoded by the coding sequence ATGTTTGAATTCGCCTGGCCGTGGATCTTTGTCCTGTTGCCGTTGCCCTGGTTGATGCGCCTGGTGTTGCCAGCGGCGGACAGCGGCGAGCCGGCACTCAAGGTCAGTTTCCTGGAAGACCTCGAAGGACTCGTGGGGCGTCGCGCCCGGGCCAACCTGCCCACCTGGCGCCAACAGGCACCCTTCATCCTGCTCTGGCTGCTGCTGTTGATCGCTGCCGCCCGTCCGCAGTGGCTGGGCGAGCCGTTGCCGATTGCCGCAAGCGGCCGCGACTTGCTGGTCGCCGTGGACGTTTCCGGGTCCATGGATTTTCCTGACATGCAGTGGAAGGAAGAAGACATCAGCCGCCTGGGGCTGGTCCAGCGCATGCTCGGGGACTTTCTGGAAAGCCGCGAAGGCGACCGGGTCGGCCTGATCCTGTTTGGCAGCCAGGCGTATCTGCAGGCACCGTTGACCTTCGACCGTCATACCGTGCGGCGCTGGCTCGATGAGGCGCGCGTCGGCATCGCCGGCAAGAACACCGCCATCGGCGATGCCATCGGCCTGGCGCTCAAACGCCTGCGCCAGCGTCCGGCCCAGAGCCGCGTGCTGATCCTGGTCACGGATGGCGCCAACAACGGCGGTGAAATCGATCCCCTGACTGCCGCCCGGCTGGCCGCCGATGAAAGCGTGAAAATCTACACGATCGGCGTAGGCGCCGATCCGGAGCAAAGCGGCACGGCGGGCTTTTTGGGGGTCAACCCGAGCCTGGATCTCGACGAAGCGACCCTCAGGGAAATCGCCCAGGTCACCGGCGGCCAGTATTTCCGTGCCCAGGACGGTGAGCAGTTGCTGACGATCAAGACCACCCTCGACCGACTCGAGCCGGTGACCCAACAACCGACCCAGGCCCGTCCGGCCCAGGCGCTCTATCATTGGCCGCTGGCGATCGCGCTGCTGCTGAGCCTGTTGCTGGTGGCCCGGGAACGCTGGCCGGATAACCCGTTGCAGCGCCTGTTCACCCAGCCCTTGTTCCAGCCGTCGCAACCGTCCGAATGGCGGCAGCGGCTCAAGCGCCTGCGGTTGCGGAGGCGCCGATGA
- a CDS encoding vWA domain-containing protein, translating to MIALWPHWLRPGFILLLPLLGWLLWQLWHRQKRVGRWQMILPPAFHAVLLSGGSGRESKLPWIALGLGWLLMVLALLGPSWTRVEQTSQKPADPLVVILELTPEMLATDVPPTRLEQARRKLLDVLHSRSDAQTAIVVYSGSAHTLVPLSDDLATSANLLEALKPSIMPQAGHRADLAVNKAMTLLDQAGLGHGRILLIGSSLNEEERQGIRQVLDGSATRLLMLGIGTREGAPVAQDDGSYLKDEKGAILVPRLDSPGLKSFVSELDGRYRPARLDDRDLRGLGLLEGPRHLRSDGQKLRLDTWADQGYWLLLPLLLLAACAGRRGWLFCLPLLLALPQTGHAFEFEDLWLRPDQQGQHLLKQKRPAEAAAHFEDSQWQGVALYEAGRYSEAAQRFAEGNDARAHYNRGNALARSGELDAAIDAYEQALELQPDLRPAQTNKALVESLLQEQAPPAAPPKPAETPEPPPSEEPQETDRPSQSSEQGHPSSEATATPNDAQPTEDPPPVAQDVPGSELPDEQTTTPPLRPATGQRNEEEQRQALEQWLRQIPDNPGELLRRKFWYEQQSHQAQGKHP from the coding sequence ATGATCGCGCTCTGGCCGCATTGGCTGCGCCCCGGTTTCATCCTGCTGCTGCCCTTGCTGGGCTGGCTGCTTTGGCAATTGTGGCACCGTCAGAAACGCGTGGGCCGCTGGCAGATGATCCTGCCTCCGGCGTTTCACGCAGTGCTGCTCAGCGGCGGCAGCGGCCGTGAAAGCAAGCTGCCCTGGATTGCCCTCGGGCTGGGCTGGCTGCTGATGGTGCTGGCGTTGCTGGGCCCCAGTTGGACGCGCGTCGAACAGACCAGCCAGAAACCTGCCGATCCGCTGGTGGTCATCCTCGAGCTGACCCCGGAGATGCTCGCCACCGACGTCCCGCCCACGCGCCTGGAACAGGCGCGGCGCAAACTGCTGGACGTGCTGCATAGCCGCAGCGACGCGCAGACCGCGATCGTCGTCTACTCAGGCAGTGCGCACACCCTGGTCCCGCTGTCGGACGACCTCGCCACCAGCGCCAACCTGCTCGAAGCCCTGAAACCGTCGATCATGCCCCAAGCCGGCCACCGCGCCGACCTGGCCGTCAACAAGGCCATGACGCTGCTGGACCAGGCCGGGCTTGGCCACGGACGAATCCTGCTGATCGGTTCCTCCCTGAACGAGGAGGAACGGCAAGGCATTCGCCAGGTTCTGGACGGCTCCGCCACACGCCTGCTGATGCTCGGCATCGGTACCCGGGAAGGCGCACCAGTGGCCCAGGATGACGGCAGTTACCTGAAGGATGAAAAGGGCGCGATCCTGGTTCCGCGCCTGGACAGCCCGGGCCTCAAGTCCTTCGTCAGTGAGCTGGACGGCCGCTACCGTCCGGCACGCCTGGACGACCGGGACCTGCGCGGCCTGGGCCTGCTGGAGGGACCGCGACACCTGCGCAGCGATGGCCAGAAACTGCGCCTGGACACCTGGGCCGACCAGGGTTATTGGCTGCTGTTGCCGTTGTTGCTGCTGGCAGCGTGCGCCGGGCGGCGCGGTTGGCTTTTCTGCCTGCCATTGCTGTTGGCATTGCCCCAGACCGGCCATGCCTTCGAGTTCGAGGATTTATGGTTGCGCCCGGACCAACAGGGCCAACACCTGCTCAAGCAAAAGCGCCCGGCCGAGGCCGCCGCGCATTTCGAGGACAGCCAATGGCAGGGGGTCGCCCTGTACGAAGCCGGCCGGTACAGCGAGGCCGCCCAGCGCTTTGCCGAAGGCAACGACGCCCGCGCCCATTACAATCGCGGTAACGCCCTGGCCCGCAGCGGCGAGCTGGACGCCGCGATCGACGCCTATGAGCAGGCCCTGGAACTGCAACCGGACCTGCGTCCGGCGCAGACCAACAAGGCCCTGGTGGAAAGCTTGCTGCAAGAACAAGCTCCGCCAGCGGCCCCACCCAAACCTGCCGAAACCCCGGAACCGCCCCCCAGCGAGGAACCACAGGAGACCGACAGGCCGAGCCAATCGTCCGAGCAGGGCCATCCCTCCTCCGAAGCGACCGCCACCCCGAACGACGCCCAGCCGACCGAGGATCCTCCGCCCGTTGCCCAGGATGTGCCGGGCAGCGAATTGCCCGACGAGCAGACCACCACCCCGCCGCTTCGCCCGGCCACGGGTCAACGCAACGAAGAAGAACAACGCCAGGCGCTGGAACAATGGCTGCGCCAGATCCCGGACAACCCGGGCGAACTGCTTCGACGAAAATTCTGGTATGAACAGCAAAGCCATCAGGCCCAGGGAAAACACCCATGA